In a genomic window of Methanogenium sp. S4BF:
- a CDS encoding TIGR01458 family HAD-type hydrolase, whose translation MTSIKGVLLDIDGVLYTGDSPIPGAGDTLRFLNENEIPFRCISNTTRKSRASISDKLNRYGLDIPEEFIFTPAAALVSILKEKKMQQCFFLTESDVKRDLLVDGITHTISGADAVVVGDAGNYFDYASLNTAFRLLVNGASFFALEKDRYWMDTDGLSLSAGPFVYGLEYAGGVSARLIGKPSPAFFEKALESMKITPSEALMVGDDIQTDIGGAQRTGIKGILVQTGKYDRHRVEQSGIVPYRTIGSVRELPEIISSIL comes from the coding sequence ATGACGAGCATAAAAGGAGTGCTTCTTGATATTGACGGCGTCCTGTATACCGGCGATTCTCCGATTCCCGGGGCCGGGGATACACTAAGGTTTCTGAACGAGAATGAGATCCCGTTCCGGTGCATCTCAAATACCACACGGAAATCCCGTGCATCCATCTCTGACAAACTGAACCGGTACGGACTCGACATACCCGAAGAGTTCATATTCACCCCGGCAGCGGCCCTTGTTTCCATATTAAAGGAAAAGAAGATGCAGCAATGCTTCTTCCTGACAGAGAGCGATGTAAAAAGGGATTTACTGGTTGATGGAATCACACATACGATTTCCGGTGCCGATGCCGTTGTGGTGGGTGATGCAGGGAATTATTTTGACTATGCCTCCCTCAATACCGCATTCAGGCTACTTGTAAACGGCGCATCGTTTTTTGCTCTCGAAAAGGATCGCTACTGGATGGATACCGACGGACTGTCCCTCTCTGCAGGGCCGTTTGTATACGGACTTGAATATGCAGGCGGAGTATCGGCCCGCCTTATCGGAAAACCTTCGCCGGCATTTTTTGAAAAGGCACTTGAATCGATGAAGATTACCCCTTCTGAGGCATTGATGGTCGGAGATGACATTCAAACCGATATCGGAGGGGCACAGAGAACGGGTATAAAAGGAATCCTTGTCCAAACCGGGAAATACGATCGTCACCGGGTTGAACAAAGCGGCATTGTACCCTACAGGACAATCGGTTCGGTGCGGGAGCTGCCTGAGATTATCAGTTCGATTCTGTGA
- the comE gene encoding sulfopyruvate decarboxylase subunit beta: MPEIPRDKKNRHGNPLPEERVLEILSDEGIDMTVVLPCDRTKELCSLLEQSAKTITILREEDAVGLCAGLCLTGKKPVVHIQSSGLGNMLNAMMSLTMFYRLPLPILASWRGVYQEQIAAQVPFNSHIPGLLDVLGIPYTIISHPSELDRIRDVIRDAYTRSRPHVALLSPRVWECDRCSLNKSEFPARTRDVAFRYTRTIPEPVMARADAIRAVAGLLDDELVVSNIGVPGKELYAASDRPKNFYMLGSYTQASPLGFGISLGTERDVVVLDGDGSLLGTAILPVIAAEKPANLTIICLDNGAFGSTGNQMTHAWSGVDMELYAIAAGLTTTCKVHTADELTRAFQTRGRGPCFIHVLLKPGNADVKNIPLSPAEIKERFMGSVDGV, from the coding sequence ATGCCTGAAATACCACGGGATAAAAAAAACAGGCATGGTAACCCTCTGCCTGAAGAGCGGGTGCTTGAAATCCTCTCGGATGAGGGAATTGACATGACAGTCGTCCTCCCGTGTGACCGGACAAAGGAGCTCTGCTCCCTCCTGGAGCAGTCTGCAAAGACGATTACAATTCTCCGGGAGGAGGACGCGGTCGGGCTGTGTGCAGGCCTCTGCCTCACCGGGAAAAAGCCGGTGGTGCACATCCAGAGTTCAGGTCTGGGGAATATGCTCAATGCCATGATGTCCCTGACCATGTTCTACCGCCTTCCGCTGCCCATCCTCGCCAGCTGGCGGGGGGTTTACCAGGAGCAGATCGCAGCACAGGTGCCCTTTAACAGCCACATCCCGGGTCTGCTCGACGTGCTGGGCATTCCATACACTATCATCTCCCACCCATCTGAACTCGACCGAATCAGGGATGTGATCCGGGATGCATATACCCGGTCCCGCCCGCATGTGGCATTGCTCTCACCCCGGGTCTGGGAATGCGACCGCTGTTCACTGAACAAATCAGAGTTTCCTGCCCGCACGCGGGATGTGGCATTCCGGTACACCCGCACGATACCGGAGCCGGTGATGGCACGGGCGGACGCCATCAGGGCCGTTGCGGGCCTCCTGGATGATGAACTGGTCGTATCAAACATCGGTGTGCCGGGAAAGGAGCTCTACGCCGCATCGGACAGGCCAAAAAACTTCTACATGCTCGGAAGCTACACGCAGGCATCACCGCTCGGGTTCGGCATCAGCCTTGGCACCGAACGCGATGTTGTTGTTCTTGACGGAGACGGAAGCCTCCTCGGGACAGCGATTCTTCCGGTAATAGCTGCAGAAAAACCCGCAAACCTGACCATCATATGCCTTGACAACGGGGCATTCGGGAGCACCGGCAACCAGATGACCCATGCCTGGAGCGGCGTTGATATGGAACTGTATGCCATTGCAGCAGGGCTTACCACCACCTGCAAGGTGCACACCGCAGATGAACTGACACGTGCATTCCAAACCAGAGGAAGGGGCCCATGCTTCATTCATGTCCTCCTGAAGCCCGGCAATGCCGACGTAAAGAACATCCCCCTCTCACCGGCTGAGATTAAGGAGCGGTTCATGGGTTCGGTGGATGGGGTTTGA
- a CDS encoding cysteate synthase has product MTEKYVLKCPDCGRIIPDRYTNNCPAGCTGLIRAYYQKRHLQIQSYLGIFRYSEWLPVESHLPSDAGPVTYKSEALARELGLSNLYIGFSGYWPERGAHIESCSFKELEALPTTVRMREKGHGILQISSAGNTGRAFCQVSALSGAPVVVVVPESSAERLWTTAPTEHVCLITVEGDYTDSINFGNAVCHLPGVVAEGGARNVARRDGMGTVMLDGAVTAGRLPDVYFQAVGSGTGGIAAWEAAMRLIGDGRFGTTLPRLQLSQNEPFVPMTHAWQDGRRDIIPERDMPDARHAVSQVYADVLTNREPPYSVKGGVYDALFATNGTMDAITNAAAREAEKIFVDTEEIDLDPAASVCVASLIRAVEAGTVGKDDCVLLNITGGGYRRVREDKQQFPVEPLFRVKTGETMDAIRGDLEAWVNTHLRRIHA; this is encoded by the coding sequence ATGACGGAAAAATATGTCCTTAAATGCCCGGACTGCGGAAGAATCATCCCTGACCGGTATACGAATAACTGCCCTGCCGGGTGCACCGGGCTTATCAGGGCATACTACCAGAAAAGGCACCTGCAGATCCAGAGTTATCTGGGGATATTCAGATACTCCGAGTGGCTTCCGGTAGAGAGTCATCTGCCGTCTGATGCGGGCCCCGTCACATACAAAAGCGAAGCACTGGCGCGTGAACTGGGGCTCTCCAATCTGTATATCGGTTTTTCCGGCTACTGGCCGGAGCGGGGTGCACACATCGAGTCCTGTTCGTTCAAGGAGCTGGAGGCACTGCCCACCACCGTCCGGATGAGAGAGAAGGGACACGGGATCCTCCAGATCTCCTCGGCAGGAAACACCGGACGGGCGTTCTGTCAGGTATCAGCGCTCAGCGGCGCCCCGGTGGTTGTCGTAGTGCCGGAGTCATCGGCAGAAAGGCTCTGGACAACCGCACCCACCGAACATGTCTGCCTGATTACGGTGGAAGGTGACTATACCGATTCAATCAATTTCGGCAATGCAGTCTGCCACCTTCCCGGGGTTGTCGCAGAGGGCGGTGCACGGAATGTCGCCCGCCGGGATGGCATGGGGACCGTGATGCTTGACGGCGCTGTGACGGCAGGGCGGCTGCCGGATGTCTATTTCCAGGCGGTCGGGAGTGGAACAGGCGGCATTGCCGCATGGGAAGCGGCGATGCGCCTGATTGGCGACGGACGGTTTGGAACGACCCTGCCGCGCCTGCAGCTGTCTCAGAACGAACCATTTGTACCGATGACCCACGCATGGCAGGACGGGAGACGGGACATCATCCCTGAAAGAGATATGCCGGATGCCCGCCATGCTGTCAGTCAGGTCTATGCCGATGTCCTGACCAACCGGGAGCCGCCGTACTCCGTCAAAGGCGGCGTCTATGATGCCCTCTTTGCAACGAACGGGACAATGGACGCGATTACCAATGCCGCAGCCAGAGAGGCGGAGAAGATATTCGTTGACACAGAGGAGATTGACCTCGACCCGGCGGCGTCTGTCTGCGTGGCCTCCCTCATCCGGGCCGTAGAGGCAGGCACTGTCGGAAAGGACGACTGTGTTCTGCTCAACATCACCGGCGGCGGGTACCGCCGCGTGCGTGAAGATAAACAGCAGTTCCCGGTGGAACCCCTGTTCCGGGTGAAGACGGGAGAGACAATGGACGCGATCAGAGGCGACCTTGAAGCCTGGGTGAACACCCATCTGCGGAGAATCCATGCCTGA
- a CDS encoding (Fe-S)-binding protein, with product MDWTPPGKDCAACGAKTCADFLKQVEEGTKFNEDCPFFRQSFAGKSHPHETVYNGSDIHGEPYDFILEPLPGEISARKIIVPFRPDLVERWEIAEGDIVVGRPMGAGCPVQHVLRVIDASPVSGVITTHVVGPQFSRGREYRDLEAYHIAGFEGIAKTVNHEPVFGKRHKFLPGFCMMYLGHTGVVNMILNKASGMHIRVEDIRL from the coding sequence ATGGACTGGACCCCCCCGGGAAAAGACTGCGCCGCATGCGGTGCGAAGACCTGTGCGGACTTTCTGAAACAGGTCGAAGAGGGAACAAAATTCAATGAGGACTGCCCGTTTTTCAGGCAGAGTTTCGCTGGAAAGAGCCACCCCCATGAAACGGTGTACAACGGTTCTGATATTCATGGTGAACCGTATGATTTCATCCTTGAACCCCTGCCGGGTGAGATATCCGCACGGAAAATAATTGTCCCGTTTCGGCCGGATCTTGTCGAAAGATGGGAAATAGCAGAAGGGGACATCGTGGTTGGCAGACCGATGGGGGCCGGGTGTCCGGTGCAGCATGTATTAAGAGTGATTGACGCGTCCCCCGTCAGCGGTGTCATCACCACCCATGTGGTTGGCCCGCAGTTCTCGCGTGGGCGGGAATACCGGGATCTCGAGGCATACCACATCGCCGGTTTTGAGGGGATTGCAAAAACGGTAAACCACGAACCGGTGTTCGGCAAAAGACATAAATTTCTGCCGGGGTTCTGTATGATGTATCTGGGGCACACAGGTGTCGTAAATATGATCCTGAACAAGGCATCGGGGATGCACATCAGGGTGGAGGACATACGCCTGTGA
- a CDS encoding GTP-binding protein, which yields MKLIIIAGPPSCGKTAVVKQIIRNTGNLHTIAYLKIDVTRAFEDEELNREFGIPTKKVYSGDLCPDHAGVMVMNDAIEWAEEEAADILIVESAGLCLRCSPYTTQSLGIVVTSAVNGINTPLKMAPMIALADMAVVTRTDLVSQAEKEVFRERIREVNRDIDIIETNAVQGTGMRYLLRAIEECPDITSPEAITLRGAPPLGVCTICIGKTDIGWQKHFGVVRKLDGADYLYRGD from the coding sequence ATGAAACTGATCATCATTGCCGGGCCGCCATCCTGCGGCAAGACTGCCGTTGTAAAACAGATCATCAGAAATACCGGCAATCTGCACACCATCGCGTATCTGAAGATTGATGTCACACGGGCATTTGAGGATGAGGAGCTGAACCGGGAGTTTGGCATCCCGACAAAGAAGGTCTACTCAGGAGACCTCTGTCCGGATCATGCAGGTGTCATGGTCATGAACGACGCTATTGAATGGGCAGAGGAGGAAGCAGCAGACATCCTTATTGTCGAGAGTGCCGGACTCTGCCTGAGGTGTTCACCCTATACCACCCAGTCACTGGGCATCGTCGTGACCAGTGCGGTCAACGGCATCAACACCCCGCTCAAGATGGCGCCCATGATAGCCCTTGCCGACATGGCGGTCGTAACCCGGACAGATCTCGTATCACAGGCAGAAAAAGAGGTGTTCCGTGAACGGATACGGGAGGTGAACAGGGACATTGACATCATCGAAACAAATGCCGTGCAGGGGACCGGGATGCGGTATCTGCTCCGTGCAATTGAAGAGTGCCCCGATATCACCAGCCCTGAAGCAATCACCCTCAGGGGGGCACCGCCGCTGGGTGTGTGCACAATCTGTATCGGCAAGACCGATATCGGGTGGCAGAAGCATTTCGGTGTGGTCAGAAAACTGGACGGGGCGGATTACCTCTACCGGGGGGATTAG